A region of Mauremys mutica isolate MM-2020 ecotype Southern chromosome 24, ASM2049712v1, whole genome shotgun sequence DNA encodes the following proteins:
- the LOC123355981 gene encoding perilipin-3-like: protein MSSEENAASQTSTQSEEPEQQQQNVVTRVANLPLVSSTYDMVSTAYTSTKENHPYIKSVCDVAEKGVKTITAVAVGGAQPILTKLEPQIATVNEYACKGLDKLEEKLPILQQPTEKVVADTKELVSSTVTGARDAVSHTVNGAKDAVTGVVDMAKGAVQGSMEMTRSVVTSSMNTVMGSRMGQMVVTGVDAMLGKSEELVDHYLPMTDQELAKLATSVEGFEMASVEQQKQQQSYFVRLGSLSTKLRHRAYQHSLGKLRHARQSTQEALSQLHQTIELIEYVKQGVDQKLHDGQEKLHQMWLEWSRRQSEGKEDSDTAQPEVESRTLVMFRGITQQLQTTCLNLMPNVQGLPTSIQDKVRQLRHNIEELHASFSTAHSFQDLSSAVLTQSRERVAKARESMDELLDYVVQNAPLPWLVGPFAPRLVELPEIPAAGKDVEEEAAGCTVQQGGDEKVDSTAQQASVPKEDP, encoded by the exons ATGTCTTCTGAGGAAAATGCTGCAAGCCAGACTTCCACCCAGAGTgaggagccagagcagcagcaacag AATGTTGTgaccagggtggccaacctgccCTTGGTCAGCTCCACCTATGACATGGTCTCCACGGCCTACACCTCCACCAAAGAGAATCACCCCTACATCAAATCTGTCTGCGATGTGGCGGAGAAAGGCGTGAAGACCATCACTGCTGTGGCTGTCGGTGGCGCCCAGCCGATCCTGACCAAACTGGAGCCACAGA tTGCAACAGTGAACGAGTATGCGTGCAAGGGGCTGGATAAACTGGAGGAGAAGCTGCCAATTCTTCAACAGCCAACTGAAAAG GTTGTGGCTGACACCAAGGAGCTGGTGTCTTCCACCGTGACTGGTGCTAGAGATGCTGTCTCCCACACAGTCAACGGAGCAAAGGATGCTGTGACAGGGGTGGTGGACATGGCCAAAGGAGCTGTCCAGGGTAGCATGGAGATGACCCGATCAGTGGTGACCAGCAGCATGAACACAGTCATGGGGTCCAGAATGGGCCAAATGGTGGTGACCGGAGTGGATGCCATGCTGGGGAAATCAGAAGAGCTGGTAGATCATTATCTCCCCATGACAGACCAAGAACTAG CTAAACTGGCCACATCTGTGGAAGGCTTCGAAATGGCGTCTGTggagcagcagaagcagcagcagagttaCTTCGTGCGCCTGGGCTCCCTGTCCACCAAGCTCCGCCACCGAGCCTACCAGCACTCCCTGGGCAAGCTGAGGCATGCCCGGCAGAGCACCCAAGAGGCTCTGTCCCAGCTCCACCAAACCATAGAACTG ATTGAATACGTCAAGCAGGGTGTGGACCAGAAGCTCCATGATGGCCAGGAGAAACTACACCAGATGTGGCTGGAGTGGAGCAGGAGGCAGTCAGAGGGGAAAGAAGACTCTGACACTGCACAGCCAGAG GTGGAATCTCGGACACTGGTCATGTTCCGTGGCATCACCCAACAGCTGCAAACCACCTGCCTGAACCTAATGCCCAATGTCCAAGGCCTCCCCACCAGCATCCAGGACAAGGTGCGGCAGCTCCGTCACAACATCGAAGAGCTCCACGCATCCTTCTCCACTGCCCATTCCTTCCAAGATCTGTCCAGCGCCGTCCTGACCCAGAGCCGGGAGAGGGTGGCCAAGGCCCGGGAGTCTATGGACGAGCTGCTGGACTACGTGGTGCAGAATGCTCCCCTGCCTTGGCTCGTTGGACCTTTCGCTCCCAGGCTGGTAGAGCTCCCAGAAATTCCAGCTGCTGGAAAGgatgtggaggaggaagctgctggTTGCACAGTCCAGCAAGGAGGAGATGAGAAGGTGGACAGCACAGCTCAGCAAGCCTCCGTGCCAAAGGAGGACCCTTAG